The following proteins come from a genomic window of Streptomyces liliiviolaceus:
- a CDS encoding RNA polymerase subunit sigma-70, which produces MAGKCRICGLSIEDGKGPGRAASYCSQACRQRAYRERKRPADEPAADLVSDLGDRLRRLRLEPARAFHADVEALAPRFGRLRRLAREARGTEEAREAPEERAEAVGGEGAEFVTPAGVTKPRDGGFDALVEAHRRELRAHCYRLLGSYDEAEDLTQETFLRAWRARDTLEDVGNPRAWLYKIATRVCLDFLRRHDRRPAPYAPVPGMDSGDGPPPPSLPWLQPFPDDQLPETPVRRHEPDEEAVAGETLELVFLTAIQRLPPRQRAAVVLRDVAGWSAKETAELLGTGPAAANSAVQRGRAALREALPGPREDWSARPPSADDLALLQRYMEVVARADIDAMVELVREDAVLIMPPNPFWFTSRDALFAFVRPNLDPASPMFVGHWRHLPVRANGQPAVAGYLQRPGTSVFRAQLIDVLRVEEGRIAQITTFEPHLFEAFGLPMTL; this is translated from the coding sequence GTGGCCGGGAAGTGTCGGATCTGTGGGCTGTCCATCGAGGACGGCAAAGGGCCCGGACGGGCCGCCTCCTACTGCTCGCAGGCGTGCCGCCAGCGCGCCTACCGGGAGCGGAAGCGGCCGGCCGACGAACCCGCGGCGGATCTCGTCTCCGACCTGGGCGACCGGCTGCGACGGCTGCGGCTGGAACCCGCCCGCGCCTTCCACGCCGATGTCGAGGCCCTGGCCCCCCGCTTCGGCCGACTGCGCCGCCTGGCCCGGGAGGCCCGCGGAACCGAGGAGGCCCGCGAGGCCCCCGAGGAGCGGGCGGAGGCCGTCGGTGGCGAGGGTGCGGAATTCGTCACGCCCGCCGGTGTGACGAAACCCCGTGACGGCGGTTTCGACGCGCTCGTCGAGGCACATCGGCGGGAGCTGCGGGCCCACTGCTACCGGCTTCTCGGTTCGTACGACGAGGCCGAGGACCTCACTCAGGAGACGTTCCTGCGCGCCTGGCGGGCCCGGGACACCCTGGAGGACGTCGGCAACCCGCGGGCCTGGCTCTACAAGATCGCCACCCGGGTGTGCCTCGACTTCCTGCGCAGACACGACCGGCGGCCCGCTCCCTACGCGCCGGTGCCGGGCATGGACTCCGGCGACGGGCCACCGCCGCCGAGCCTGCCGTGGCTCCAGCCCTTCCCGGACGACCAGCTGCCCGAGACGCCCGTGCGCCGGCACGAACCGGACGAGGAGGCGGTGGCGGGCGAGACCCTCGAACTCGTCTTCCTCACCGCGATCCAGCGACTGCCGCCACGCCAGCGGGCCGCGGTGGTCCTGCGCGATGTCGCCGGCTGGTCGGCCAAGGAGACCGCCGAGCTGCTGGGTACGGGCCCGGCCGCCGCCAACAGCGCGGTCCAGCGCGGCAGAGCGGCCCTGCGGGAGGCGCTGCCCGGCCCGCGCGAGGACTGGTCCGCCCGGCCGCCCAGCGCCGACGACCTGGCGCTGCTCCAGCGCTACATGGAGGTCGTCGCCCGGGCCGACATCGACGCCATGGTCGAGCTGGTACGGGAGGACGCGGTGCTCATCATGCCGCCGAACCCGTTCTGGTTCACCTCGCGCGACGCGCTCTTCGCCTTCGTCCGGCCGAACCTCGATCCGGCCTCGCCGATGTTCGTCGGACACTGGCGGCATCTGCCGGTGCGGGCCAACGGCCAGCCGGCGGTCGCCGGGTATCTGCAACGGCCCGGGACCAGCGTCTTCCGGGCCCAGCTCATCGACGTACTGCGGGTCGAGGAGGGGCGGATCGCGCAGATCACCACCTTCGAGCCCCATCTGTTCGAGGCGTTCGGGCTGCCGATGACCCTGTGA
- a CDS encoding SDR family NAD(P)-dependent oxidoreductase, with protein sequence MLLKNKVAVVYGGAGSLGAGVAKAYTEAGARVFLVGRTEKTLREVADATGAAYDVLDAGDEDAVEAHADSVVERAGRFDVSFNLVPRGDFQGLPLTEMSVADYTRPVVRGITCQFITARAAARRMAAQGSGVILGLNSGSHNGSPMLGGTGAADGALDALIRQLAQEAGPAGVRALGIWTAGVVDTLTPEKLSAAGAPAPDEAAVAGIRAHLDSLRMTKRSPKIADIAALAAFLASDAAAGLTGTWVNATAGMFPS encoded by the coding sequence ATGCTGCTGAAGAACAAGGTCGCGGTCGTCTACGGCGGAGCAGGTTCCCTCGGCGCGGGCGTCGCGAAGGCGTACACGGAGGCCGGGGCGAGGGTCTTCCTCGTCGGCCGGACGGAGAAGACGCTGCGTGAGGTCGCCGACGCGACCGGGGCCGCGTACGACGTGCTCGACGCCGGTGACGAGGACGCCGTCGAGGCGCACGCCGACTCGGTGGTCGAGCGGGCCGGCCGGTTCGACGTCTCGTTCAACCTGGTGCCGCGCGGCGACTTCCAGGGCCTACCCCTGACCGAGATGTCGGTGGCCGACTACACCCGGCCGGTCGTGCGGGGCATCACCTGCCAGTTCATCACCGCCCGGGCCGCCGCCCGCCGGATGGCCGCCCAGGGGTCCGGTGTGATCCTCGGCCTCAACAGCGGCTCCCACAACGGCAGTCCGATGCTCGGCGGTACGGGGGCCGCCGACGGCGCGCTCGACGCGCTGATCCGCCAGCTCGCCCAGGAGGCCGGTCCGGCCGGGGTACGGGCCCTCGGGATCTGGACCGCGGGCGTGGTCGACACCCTCACCCCCGAGAAGCTCAGCGCGGCCGGTGCGCCCGCGCCCGACGAGGCCGCCGTGGCGGGCATCCGCGCGCATCTCGACAGCCTGCGGATGACGAAGCGCTCGCCCAAGATCGCGGACATCGCGGCCCTGGCGGCCTTCCTCGCCTCCGACGCGGCGGCCGGGCTCACCGGCACGTGGGTCAACGCGACCGCCGGGATGTTCCCCAGCTGA